A window of Xiphophorus hellerii strain 12219 chromosome 19, Xiphophorus_hellerii-4.1, whole genome shotgun sequence contains these coding sequences:
- the LOC116708703 gene encoding protein tyrosine phosphatase type IVA 2-like produces the protein MNRPAPVEISYDCMRFLITHNPTDAQLGKFIEELKAYGVTTLVRVCSATYDWAPLGQEGIQVLDWPFDDGSAPPEQVVDDWLNLLQVKFREEPGGCVAVHCVAGLGRAPVLVALALIECGMEYEDAVHLIRQKRRGALNAKQLHFLENYRPKLCLRSKDANGQSCCLQ, from the exons ATGAACCGCCCGGCGCCAGTGGAGATCTCCTACGACTGTATGCGTTTCCTCATCACGCACAACCCCACCGACGCTCAGCTGGGGAAGTTCATCGAG GAGCTGAAGGCGTACGGCGTCACCACCCTGGTGCGGGTCTGCTCTGCCACGTATGACTGGGCGCCGCTGGGCCAGGAGGGCATCCAGGTTCTG GATTGGCCATTTGATGATGGCTCCGCCCCCCCAGAGCAAGTGGTTGATGATTGGCTGAACCTGCTGCAGGTGAAGTTCAGGGAGGAGCCGGGCGGCTGCGTGGCGGTGCACTGCGTGGCCGGACTGGGCCG CGCTCCGGTTCTGGTGGCTCTGGCGCTGATCGAGTGTGGGATGGAGTATGAAGACGCGGTCCACCTCATCAGACA GAAGCGGCGCGGCGCGCTGAACGCCAAGCAGCTGCACTTCCTGGAGAACTACCGACCCAAACTCTGCCTGCGCTCCAAGGACGCCAACGGCCAGAGCTGCTGCCTGCAGTAG